A portion of the Flavobacterium magnum genome contains these proteins:
- a CDS encoding ABC transporter ATP-binding protein, which produces MKELQYLNKYFIKYKYLFFFGILTTIAAQIFASFLPNLISSTINTIVSHFSADADRQAVTEKLFHFILLIIGTTILNAFLTFWTRQWLIVMSRHIEFDLKNEVFRQYENLTQHFYKQNRTGDLMNRISEDVSKVRMYVGPAVMYTIMTLIRFIVVVIFMYHASPKLTLYTILPLPVLSYAIFKLSTQINKRSTLFQQNLSSISSFSQEVFSGIRVIKAYSLENQYTEKVRELSEESRTKAMDLAWLNSLFGPFMLALIGVSNLVVVYFGGMMYINGTDGVTDIGTIAAFILFLNMLTFPVASLGWVSSMVQEAAASQKRINEFLKIKPEIGNNNPDHTQIKGDIVFDNVSFVYEDTHIRALDNISFTVKKGETLAILGKTGSGKSTILQLIGRLYDTTSGDIRVDGTPIRSLNLFDLRSSIGTVPQDAFLFSDTIKNNIRFGKENATEEEVIDAAKKAAVHDNIVNFKLQYETMLGERGITLSGGQKQRVSIARAIIKNPEILLLDDCLSAVDTETEETILNNLLDFSRDKTTVIVSHRVSSAKNADKIIILEDGKIIQQGSHNQLISQEGYYKELHFKQLSEKELL; this is translated from the coding sequence ATGAAAGAATTGCAATATTTGAATAAATATTTCATCAAATACAAATACCTGTTTTTTTTTGGAATACTTACTACCATTGCCGCGCAGATTTTTGCTTCTTTTCTTCCGAATCTCATCAGCAGTACCATAAATACCATCGTCAGCCACTTTTCCGCCGATGCTGACAGGCAGGCCGTAACCGAAAAGCTGTTTCACTTCATCCTGCTGATTATCGGGACAACCATCCTTAACGCGTTCCTCACCTTCTGGACCCGGCAATGGCTGATTGTGATGTCTCGTCATATTGAATTCGACCTGAAAAATGAAGTGTTCCGGCAGTACGAAAACCTGACGCAGCATTTTTACAAGCAAAACCGCACCGGCGACCTGATGAACCGCATCAGCGAGGATGTGAGTAAAGTCAGGATGTACGTCGGCCCGGCAGTCATGTATACGATCATGACCCTGATCCGTTTTATCGTTGTCGTCATCTTCATGTATCACGCCTCGCCGAAACTGACGTTGTACACGATCCTGCCGCTGCCGGTTTTATCCTATGCTATTTTTAAGCTGAGCACCCAAATCAACAAACGCAGCACGCTGTTCCAGCAGAATCTTTCGTCAATTTCCAGTTTTTCGCAGGAGGTTTTTTCAGGGATTCGCGTCATTAAGGCGTACTCACTGGAGAACCAATATACGGAAAAAGTCAGGGAGTTGTCTGAAGAAAGCAGGACAAAAGCTATGGATCTCGCGTGGCTCAACTCGTTGTTCGGACCCTTCATGCTCGCGCTCATAGGGGTCAGTAATCTCGTGGTGGTATATTTCGGCGGTATGATGTACATCAACGGGACGGATGGTGTGACCGATATTGGTACCATTGCAGCATTCATTCTGTTCCTGAACATGCTGACGTTTCCGGTGGCTTCGCTGGGCTGGGTCTCATCAATGGTACAGGAAGCCGCCGCCTCGCAGAAGCGCATCAATGAATTCCTTAAAATCAAGCCGGAAATCGGGAACAACAATCCTGATCACACTCAAATCAAAGGTGATATCGTATTTGACAACGTCTCTTTTGTTTACGAAGACACCCATATCAGGGCGCTGGATAACATAAGCTTTACGGTGAAAAAAGGTGAGACACTTGCCATTCTGGGAAAAACAGGTTCGGGGAAATCAACCATCCTGCAACTTATCGGGCGCCTTTACGACACAACTTCGGGCGACATTAGGGTCGATGGCACGCCCATCCGTTCACTCAATCTATTTGACTTGAGAAGCAGCATCGGGACGGTGCCGCAGGATGCCTTCCTGTTCTCGGATACCATAAAGAACAACATCCGCTTCGGGAAGGAAAATGCCACTGAAGAAGAAGTCATCGACGCTGCAAAAAAGGCGGCGGTGCATGACAATATCGTGAATTTCAAGTTACAGTACGAAACGATGCTCGGCGAACGCGGCATCACGCTGTCTGGAGGGCAGAAGCAGCGCGTATCCATTGCACGCGCAATAATTAAAAATCCTGAAATCCTGCTGCTCGACGACTGCCTTTCCGCGGTCGATACCGAGACCGAGGAGACCATCCTGAACAACTTACTGGATTTCAGCAGAGACAAGACGACGGTGATCGTGAGCCACCGGGTTTCGTCGGCTAAGAACGCAGATAAGATCATCATCCTCGAAGACGGAAAAATCATCCAGCAAGGCTCTCATAATCAACTTATCAGTCAGGAAGGCTACTACAAAGAGCTGCATTTCAAACAGCTTTCGGAAAAAGAATTGCTGTAA
- a CDS encoding Glu/Leu/Phe/Val family dehydrogenase → MVTEVINGNELQKIDPVFGQVSFDNHEQIVFCNDKDTGLKAIIGIHNTVLGPALGGTRMWKYANEWEALNDVLRLSRGMSYKSAITGLNLGGGKAVIIGDAKTEKTPEMILKFGEYVNSLSGKYITAEDVGTTTQDMDLIRDVTKFVTGVSVEKGGSGNPSPVTAYGVYMGMKAAAKYQFGSDDLGGKKVLVQGIGHVGETLVEYLAKEGADVQIIDINQARLEEVSAKYGVKIFTGPDLYAADVDIYSPCALGATINDETINKIQAKVIAGAANNQLANDAVHGQILKDRGILYAPDFLINAGGIINVYAEIVGYDSAEAMRRTENIYNTTLEIFGFSEQNGITTQAAAMSIAQKRIDDRKKENAAR, encoded by the coding sequence ATGGTAACAGAAGTGATAAACGGAAATGAGCTTCAGAAAATCGACCCGGTTTTTGGTCAGGTATCATTTGACAACCACGAACAAATCGTTTTTTGCAATGACAAAGATACTGGATTAAAAGCAATAATCGGTATCCACAATACTGTTTTAGGACCTGCTCTGGGCGGAACAAGGATGTGGAAATATGCCAATGAGTGGGAGGCGCTCAATGACGTTTTAAGGCTTTCGAGAGGGATGTCATACAAGTCTGCGATTACCGGACTGAATCTGGGCGGCGGGAAAGCGGTAATCATCGGAGATGCCAAAACCGAAAAGACCCCGGAGATGATCCTGAAATTTGGTGAATACGTAAATTCCCTGAGTGGAAAATATATTACGGCTGAAGATGTAGGTACCACCACACAGGACATGGACCTGATCCGTGACGTGACGAAATTTGTAACCGGTGTTTCCGTAGAAAAAGGCGGATCCGGAAATCCTTCGCCTGTTACGGCTTACGGTGTATACATGGGCATGAAAGCCGCTGCCAAATACCAGTTTGGCAGTGATGATCTTGGCGGAAAAAAAGTATTGGTGCAGGGCATCGGCCACGTGGGGGAGACTTTGGTGGAATACCTCGCCAAAGAAGGCGCTGACGTGCAGATCATCGACATCAACCAGGCCAGGCTCGAAGAAGTGTCAGCAAAGTATGGCGTAAAAATCTTCACAGGACCCGATTTGTATGCGGCTGATGTGGATATTTATTCCCCATGTGCACTCGGCGCTACAATTAATGACGAGACCATCAACAAGATCCAGGCTAAAGTGATTGCCGGAGCCGCAAACAACCAATTGGCGAATGATGCCGTGCACGGACAGATACTGAAAGACAGGGGCATACTGTATGCGCCTGATTTCCTTATCAATGCCGGGGGAATCATCAATGTGTACGCAGAAATCGTAGGTTATGACAGTGCCGAAGCGATGCGAAGGACTGAAAATATTTACAATACCACCTTGGAAATCTTTGGTTTTTCTGAACAAAATGGCATCACCACGCAGGCTGCCGCGATGTCCATTGCACAAAAAAGAATCGACGACAGGAAAAAAGAAAACGCAGCCAGGTAA
- the nusB gene encoding transcription antitermination factor NusB — MQSIYAMHQNGSDNLEGQEKFLLHSIDNIQELYLIMLSSLVEIRNAELHFLEVSSKKHLATASEKNPDRKFVDNRILQLLSGNHSLNSALEDRKINNWYLNEDYIRILLSAIKTSNAYEQYMSSGRDSFEEDRDFILHAFMDIIVPNEKLYEYLEDNKLTWIDDIPVVNTQIIKELKGIKPEETEVFRISKLYKDTEDKEFVSLLFRKTVLNESELAREYIDKTPNWDSERIAEVDTIILKMAICEFLKFPSIPVKVTINEYLEIAKEYSTPKSSIFINGILDNLVREFQSTDKLKKTGRGLM; from the coding sequence ATGCAGTCCATTTATGCGATGCATCAGAATGGTTCGGATAACCTTGAAGGCCAGGAAAAATTCCTGCTGCACAGCATCGACAACATACAGGAACTTTACCTGATCATGCTTTCGTCTTTGGTCGAGATCCGCAACGCCGAACTTCATTTCCTCGAGGTATCCAGTAAAAAGCACCTCGCTACCGCCAGCGAGAAGAATCCCGACAGGAAGTTTGTCGATAACCGCATACTGCAACTGCTTTCAGGAAATCATTCCCTTAACAGTGCGCTGGAAGACCGCAAGATCAACAACTGGTACCTCAATGAGGATTACATCAGGATTTTGTTGTCAGCCATTAAGACCAGTAACGCCTACGAGCAGTATATGTCGAGCGGCAGGGATTCTTTTGAAGAAGACAGGGATTTCATACTTCACGCCTTTATGGACATCATCGTCCCGAATGAAAAATTGTACGAATACCTTGAAGACAATAAACTTACCTGGATAGATGATATTCCCGTCGTGAACACACAGATCATCAAGGAACTCAAGGGAATTAAGCCGGAAGAGACCGAAGTTTTCAGGATTTCCAAATTGTATAAGGATACCGAAGACAAGGAGTTTGTAAGCCTGTTGTTTCGTAAGACCGTATTAAACGAATCAGAACTGGCCAGGGAATACATTGACAAAACCCCGAACTGGGACTCGGAAAGGATTGCAGAGGTAGACACCATCATCCTCAAAATGGCCATCTGTGAATTCCTGAAATTCCCATCGATCCCGGTGAAAGTCACCATCAATGAATACCTTGAGATTGCCAAGGAATATTCGACACCCAAAAGCAGTATCTTCATCAACGGGATTCTCGACAATCTTGTCAGGGAATTCCAATCCACCGATAAACTAAAGAAAACCGGAAGAGGTTTAATGTAG
- a CDS encoding DUF1573 domain-containing protein, producing MKKMLCVAAIAAFLLTTSCKKESDPKNPDAAGKAIMDFKEREFDFGDIKEGDKVEHVFEFKNTGEADLKIESARGSCGCTVPDYPKEPVKPGEESQIKVSFNSARKHGKQHKTVTITANTPKGSEIIRITGNVMGEEKPGISAGATEHETIKTK from the coding sequence ATGAAAAAAATGTTGTGTGTGGCTGCCATCGCGGCTTTTTTACTGACAACTTCCTGCAAAAAGGAATCTGATCCCAAGAATCCGGATGCGGCAGGAAAGGCCATCATGGATTTTAAGGAAAGGGAGTTCGATTTTGGCGACATTAAGGAAGGGGATAAAGTGGAACATGTGTTTGAGTTTAAGAACACCGGTGAAGCCGACCTGAAAATTGAAAGTGCGCGCGGTTCCTGTGGCTGTACGGTTCCTGACTATCCTAAAGAACCCGTAAAGCCGGGAGAGGAAAGCCAGATCAAGGTATCGTTCAACTCTGCCAGAAAGCATGGCAAGCAGCACAAGACCGTGACCATCACTGCCAATACGCCTAAAGGATCTGAAATCATCCGGATTACCGGAAATGTGATGGGAGAGGAAAAACCGGGAATCAGTGCCGGAGCCACCGAGCACGAAACCATAAAAACAAAATAA
- the yajC gene encoding preprotein translocase subunit YajC: MDNTFIIQLVLMGVIIYFFMIRPSQKRAKSEREFESNLKVGDKIVTKSGIHGKVSELSATTMVMETMSGKLKMERSAISIEMTAKLHAPAK; encoded by the coding sequence ATGGACAATACATTTATAATCCAGCTCGTCCTGATGGGGGTAATCATTTATTTCTTTATGATCCGTCCGTCACAGAAGCGTGCGAAATCTGAGCGTGAATTTGAAAGCAATTTAAAAGTAGGCGACAAGATCGTAACCAAAAGCGGCATTCACGGCAAGGTATCCGAACTGTCTGCAACCACAATGGTAATGGAAACGATGTCCGGAAAACTCAAAATGGAGCGCTCTGCGATTTCAATTGAAATGACGGCGAAGCTCCACGCTCCGGCTAAATAA
- the pepT gene encoding peptidase T, translating to MQHLIDRFISYVTVDTESDPNSKTTPSTKKQLVLAKMLAKELKAIGLSEISIDKNGYVMGTLPSNVDHEVPVIGFVSHYDTTPDFSGANVNPQVIPNYDGKDIVLNAEQNIVLSPGYFKDLLQYKGQTLITTDGTTLLGADDKAGITEIVSAMEFLVQHPEIRHGKIRVGFTPDEEIGRGADLFDVEKFGAQWAYTMDGSQIGELEYENFNAAGARITFKGKSVHPGYAKGKMINSMLIANDFINELPKGEVPQETKGYEGFFHVHHLSGSIEETVLELIIRDHSAKKFRKRKELIHDITRKFNKKFAKQFGEDIVITEIRDQYYNMEEKVKPVMFIVDLAEKAMKDLNIKPIIKPIRGGTDGCRLSYMGLPCPNIFAGGHNFHGKYEYVPVESMQKAVDVIVRIAELTATTDFSAKEKSGTKKKKK from the coding sequence ATGCAGCACCTCATTGACCGCTTTATCAGCTATGTGACCGTTGACACGGAATCGGACCCGAATTCGAAAACCACCCCCAGTACAAAAAAACAGCTTGTGCTTGCGAAAATGCTGGCCAAAGAACTCAAGGCCATCGGGCTGAGTGAAATCAGCATCGACAAAAACGGTTATGTAATGGGCACCTTGCCGTCGAACGTCGACCATGAGGTACCTGTAATCGGGTTTGTATCGCACTACGATACGACGCCGGATTTTTCCGGGGCAAATGTAAACCCACAGGTTATTCCGAACTACGACGGCAAGGATATTGTGCTCAATGCCGAGCAGAATATCGTGCTCTCCCCGGGTTATTTTAAGGATTTACTGCAATACAAAGGACAGACACTCATCACAACCGACGGTACGACGCTGTTGGGCGCAGACGATAAGGCTGGTATTACCGAAATTGTCTCCGCTATGGAATTCCTGGTGCAGCATCCTGAAATCAGGCACGGCAAGATCCGCGTCGGCTTTACGCCCGACGAGGAAATCGGGCGCGGCGCTGATTTGTTTGATGTGGAAAAATTCGGCGCGCAGTGGGCTTATACGATGGACGGAAGCCAGATCGGCGAACTCGAATATGAGAATTTCAATGCGGCGGGCGCCAGGATTACCTTTAAGGGCAAGAGCGTACACCCCGGTTACGCGAAGGGGAAAATGATCAACTCAATGCTGATCGCAAATGACTTCATCAATGAATTGCCGAAAGGTGAAGTGCCGCAGGAAACCAAAGGTTATGAAGGATTTTTCCACGTACACCACCTTAGCGGAAGTATCGAAGAAACAGTCCTCGAACTGATCATCCGCGACCACAGCGCCAAGAAATTCAGGAAGCGTAAGGAACTGATTCACGACATCACCAGGAAATTCAATAAGAAATTTGCAAAGCAGTTTGGCGAAGACATCGTAATCACTGAGATCAGGGACCAATACTACAACATGGAAGAGAAAGTGAAACCCGTGATGTTTATCGTCGACCTTGCTGAAAAAGCCATGAAAGACCTCAACATCAAACCGATCATCAAGCCGATTCGTGGCGGTACCGATGGCTGCAGGCTGTCATATATGGGATTGCCATGCCCCAATATTTTTGCCGGCGGGCATAACTTTCATGGAAAATATGAATATGTCCCTGTAGAAAGCATGCAGAAAGCGGTGGATGTGATTGTCAGGATAGCCGAACTCACCGCCACCACCGATTTTTCGGCGAAGGAAAAAAGCGGGACAAAAAAGAAGAAGAAATAA
- a CDS encoding quinone-dependent dihydroorotate dehydrogenase, producing MYKLLIRPVLFWFDPEKVHHATFSMIRFVSKIPGFPALFRAVYEVKDKRLETEVFGLRFKNPVGLAAGFDKDAKLYSELSGFGFGFIEIGTLTPKPQSGNPKKRLFRLREDSAIINRMGFNNGGVSAAAERLKRNKDVLIGGNIGKNKDTPNDAAVSDYETCFEALYDYVDYFVVNVSSPNTPNLRALQDKEPLKALLNTLQQKNLKTPKAKPILLKIAPDLTDEQLLDIVDIVNETKIAGVIATNTTISREELQSGNKSETGGLSGKPLTKRSTEVIRFLSEKSNKSFPIIGVGGIHTAEDAIEKLEAGASLVQLYTGFIYEGPALVKSINKAILRHKQ from the coding sequence ATGTACAAACTCCTTATCCGTCCGGTGCTTTTTTGGTTTGATCCTGAAAAAGTACACCATGCCACGTTTTCCATGATCCGGTTTGTCAGTAAGATTCCCGGTTTTCCGGCGCTTTTCCGCGCTGTATACGAAGTGAAGGACAAGCGGCTCGAAACGGAGGTTTTCGGACTGCGATTCAAAAATCCGGTTGGCCTTGCTGCGGGTTTTGATAAGGACGCGAAATTGTATAGCGAGCTTTCCGGCTTCGGTTTCGGATTTATTGAAATCGGTACGCTGACTCCCAAACCGCAGTCCGGCAACCCGAAAAAGCGGTTGTTCCGGCTTCGCGAGGATTCGGCCATCATCAACCGCATGGGTTTTAATAACGGAGGCGTTTCTGCAGCAGCGGAACGATTAAAGCGAAACAAAGACGTATTGATAGGAGGCAACATTGGGAAAAATAAGGATACGCCCAATGACGCCGCGGTGTCAGACTATGAAACCTGTTTTGAGGCGTTGTATGACTATGTTGATTATTTTGTGGTAAACGTAAGTTCGCCAAATACGCCCAACCTTCGGGCCTTACAGGACAAAGAACCATTAAAGGCGCTTTTAAATACCTTACAGCAAAAGAATCTCAAAACGCCAAAGGCCAAACCAATCCTGCTGAAAATTGCACCGGATTTGACTGATGAACAGCTTTTAGACATCGTGGATATTGTAAATGAAACCAAAATTGCCGGTGTTATTGCAACCAATACGACCATTTCAAGAGAGGAATTACAATCAGGGAACAAGTCTGAAACCGGCGGATTATCAGGAAAACCTTTGACGAAAAGGTCAACAGAAGTCATCCGTTTCCTTTCTGAAAAAAGCAACAAATCCTTCCCGATTATCGGTGTCGGCGGAATCCATACCGCGGAAGATGCCATCGAAAAGCTTGAAGCGGGTGCAAGCCTCGTACAACTTTATACAGGATTTATCTACGAAGGGCCTGCGTTGGTGAAATCCATCAACAAAGCGATCTTACGCCATAAGCAGTAG
- a CDS encoding DUF3307 domain-containing protein, whose protein sequence is MILFVKLLLAHLIGDFMLQPDSWVSDKEHKKHKSIFLWMHIILHGILAWLMVRELRFIAFALLLALCHGLVDLLKLHLQSPKTRRTWFLTDQLLHIVTLMAITIAYTGNPIDTAIFGDRFWLLLTGVLLLTKPASIIIKNIISIWTPESKDTHDSLINAGNYIGILERLFVFCFMITGHFDAVGFLLGAKSIFRFGDLMQAKERKLTEYVLIGTLLSFGLAMLTGFLVNYCLLLMA, encoded by the coding sequence ATGATCCTGTTTGTAAAATTACTGCTGGCACACCTGATCGGCGATTTCATGCTGCAGCCCGATTCCTGGGTCAGCGACAAAGAGCACAAAAAGCACAAAAGCATTTTTCTGTGGATGCACATCATATTGCACGGAATCCTCGCCTGGCTGATGGTGCGCGAGCTGCGTTTCATCGCGTTTGCACTCCTTCTGGCACTCTGTCACGGCCTCGTCGACCTGCTCAAGCTTCATTTGCAGTCACCAAAAACAAGACGCACCTGGTTCCTCACCGATCAGTTGCTGCATATCGTAACGCTGATGGCGATTACCATTGCCTACACCGGAAATCCGATTGACACGGCAATTTTCGGCGACCGCTTCTGGCTGCTGCTCACCGGCGTGCTCTTACTGACAAAACCGGCATCTATCATCATCAAAAACATCATCTCGATCTGGACGCCCGAAAGTAAGGACACCCATGATTCGCTGATCAATGCCGGAAACTACATCGGCATTTTAGAGCGGCTGTTCGTATTTTGCTTTATGATTACAGGGCATTTTGACGCTGTGGGGTTTCTGCTGGGTGCCAAATCGATTTTCAGGTTCGGGGACCTGATGCAGGCCAAAGAACGCAAGCTCACCGAATATGTGCTAATCGGTACCCTGCTGAGCTTCGGGCTCGCCATGCTTACGGGTTTCCTGGTGAACTACTGCCTACTGCTTATGGCGTAA
- a CDS encoding hydroxymethylglutaryl-CoA lyase, with amino-acid sequence MEPIKIIECPRDAMQGIKPFIPTQRKASYIQSLLRVGFDTIDFGSFVSPKAIPQMKDTAELLASLDLSQTKSKLLAIIANTQGAATASAFNEIRYLGFPFSISENFQMRNTHKTIAESLVTLQEILDIAQKTDKEVVAYLSMGFGNPYGDPWNVDIVGEWTEKLAAMGVRILSLSDTIGSSTPEIIEYLFSNLIPKYPQVEFGAHLHTTPDKWFEKTDAAYKAGCRRFDGAIQGFGGCPMAKDDLTGNMPTEKLLSYFTTQKASTGTSPMSFESAYNEATRLFGEFH; translated from the coding sequence ATGGAGCCAATAAAAATAATCGAATGTCCAAGGGATGCCATGCAGGGAATCAAGCCCTTTATCCCGACGCAACGCAAGGCATCCTATATCCAATCCTTACTACGGGTCGGATTCGATACCATCGATTTCGGGAGTTTTGTATCCCCAAAAGCGATTCCGCAGATGAAGGATACCGCTGAATTACTCGCCAGCCTGGATTTATCACAAACCAAAAGCAAGCTGCTGGCCATTATAGCCAATACGCAGGGTGCGGCAACGGCCTCCGCATTTAACGAAATTCGCTACCTCGGTTTCCCGTTCTCCATTTCTGAAAATTTCCAGATGCGCAATACGCACAAAACGATAGCCGAATCGCTCGTTACGCTGCAGGAAATCCTTGATATAGCCCAAAAGACGGACAAAGAAGTGGTTGCCTACCTGTCCATGGGATTTGGAAATCCTTATGGTGACCCATGGAACGTCGACATTGTCGGGGAATGGACCGAAAAACTCGCTGCCATGGGCGTCCGGATCTTGTCGCTGTCCGATACCATCGGGAGTTCGACGCCTGAAATCATCGAGTACCTTTTCTCGAACCTGATTCCGAAATATCCGCAGGTGGAATTCGGCGCTCACCTGCACACCACGCCTGACAAATGGTTTGAGAAAACCGACGCGGCTTACAAAGCAGGTTGCCGCCGGTTTGATGGCGCCATCCAGGGATTTGGGGGTTGCCCAATGGCAAAAGACGACCTCACGGGAAATATGCCTACCGAAAAGCTGCTTTCGTATTTTACAACACAAAAAGCCAGTACAGGCACCAGTCCAATGTCTTTCGAAAGTGCCTACAACGAGGCTACCAGGCTATTCGGCGAGTTCCATTAA
- a CDS encoding MBL fold metallo-hydrolase translates to MLITGLVLLALVSAVYLFLKHPKFGKLPSGKRLEQILKSPNYRNGRFQNLSYTPDLAEGETVLKVLRKVLFEKDRRNKPKAAIPSQKTDLLALAADENVLVWFGHSSYFMQVEGRKILVDPVFSGAASPVPATTRSFRGSDVYTTDDLPEIDYLFITHDHWDHLDYETVMRLKPKIKTIITGLGTGAHLEYWGFRPEIIIEKDWSETVALPDGFTVHTVPGRHFAGRLFKRNQALWMAFVLQTPKRRIFLGGDSGYDTHFSGIGDDFGPFDLAILECGQYNESWKNIHLMPGEIVLAAQALKAKALLPVHWAKFALALHAWDEPINLAVADAKTANLPLLTPMIGEKMCLDTLTPLKAWWRNVD, encoded by the coding sequence ATGCTAATTACCGGCCTTGTGCTGCTGGCCCTTGTCAGCGCTGTTTACCTCTTCCTGAAACACCCGAAGTTCGGAAAATTGCCGTCGGGAAAAAGATTGGAACAAATCCTGAAATCGCCAAATTACCGCAACGGGAGATTCCAGAATTTAAGCTACACGCCTGACCTGGCCGAGGGGGAAACGGTCTTAAAGGTACTTCGGAAAGTGCTTTTTGAAAAAGACCGACGCAACAAACCCAAAGCAGCCATCCCTTCGCAAAAAACAGATTTACTTGCGCTGGCGGCCGACGAAAATGTCCTGGTATGGTTCGGGCATTCTTCGTATTTCATGCAGGTCGAAGGAAGGAAAATCCTGGTTGACCCTGTTTTCAGCGGTGCAGCCTCTCCTGTGCCGGCGACGACGCGCAGCTTCAGGGGCTCAGATGTTTATACGACAGACGATCTCCCGGAAATCGACTATCTTTTCATCACCCACGACCATTGGGACCATCTTGACTACGAAACGGTGATGAGGCTGAAGCCAAAAATAAAAACCATCATCACCGGACTCGGTACCGGTGCGCACCTTGAATACTGGGGATTCCGTCCGGAAATTATTATCGAAAAGGACTGGAGTGAAACCGTTGCGCTGCCTGACGGTTTTACCGTCCACACAGTACCCGGGCGGCATTTTGCGGGCAGGCTTTTCAAACGGAACCAGGCGTTGTGGATGGCATTTGTCTTACAGACACCGAAACGCCGGATATTCCTGGGCGGCGACAGCGGCTATGACACGCATTTTTCAGGAATCGGGGACGATTTCGGGCCGTTTGATCTGGCCATACTCGAATGCGGTCAATACAATGAAAGCTGGAAGAACATACACCTGATGCCCGGAGAGATCGTTCTTGCAGCGCAAGCGCTTAAGGCCAAAGCACTGCTGCCTGTACACTGGGCCAAATTTGCGCTGGCGCTGCATGCGTGGGATGAGCCGATTAATTTGGCAGTGGCCGACGCAAAAACGGCAAACCTGCCGTTACTGACGCCGATGATCGGTGAGAAAATGTGCCTGGATACCCTGACACCTTTAAAAGCATGGTGGCGAAACGTAGATTAA